A segment of the Lycium ferocissimum isolate CSIRO_LF1 chromosome 10, AGI_CSIRO_Lferr_CH_V1, whole genome shotgun sequence genome:
tatacaaaacaaTTTGCAGGTTCAAAGAATGCTTCTGATACGTGacagctattttttttttcgattccGTATGCAGTACTAAGATATCACGTAGTATAAAATGAAACCCAGAGAGTATAATTACTtcctccgttccaatttaaaTGATATAATTTGAATCGTCATGGAGTTTAAAATAGAAACGGagaattttcaaactttttgaTTTTAAATACAATGCCATAACATTTATGTAGTTATAACATTcgtataccaaaaaaaaaacaaaaaaaaaacttcatatTAAGAATAAAATCGTAAGGGTAAAGTTAAttatttccaaatatagaaatatatcattcttttttttaatgaacTAATAAGGAACATTGTGAGTAATATGCAAAGTATACTTACTCCAAATGAAGCTTATGCATGGGAGAAAAGACACAAATTTTTGAGACACTACCATCGGAATGTGTAAGACTGCGAGTTTCAAAAGTTCTATGGTCTCACAAATATATTATGACATCTTTAAGGCACagaagtttcaaaagtctacatttttttaaaaaaaaaaaatctttaccGTTTCAAATTATCCACATAAATCAGAACGGAGTGAATAATTAATTTGCAGAGTATACTTACCCCTACATGAAGCTTAACATGAAGCTTATGCATAGGAGAAAACACACGAATTTTCAAGACCCCATCAATAGAATGACCATCATTGCCACTCGAGCGACAACCCCTTGGACTTTTCTTGACTTATGTAGTAACAATATGATTCAACCTAGTCCCTTCCACATTATCAAAGAACAAAACATTTGGAACTTCATGACCGCAagaatttccatttttattactCTTTAACCCTCTTACATTAAACATGTAAGGTGGCCACGCCCCTTTCCTCCATTCACCAAATGTCTCAATTGGCCTTTCAAGATAACTTTGTGATTGAATTTTGTCATAAATTTGCACTGAATAGCCCCATGACACTGAAAATGCCCAATTGTGTCTTGTTGTAACATGTACTTTGTTGCAATACTCAAGATTGATCaacacactactaaaaaaaaatgctaaaaaaCGACAAAAAAATCGATATTTGCGACCTCATGAGATCGGTTTTGGAAAAAATGCGGCCTCAAAACCGACCTCAACAGTAGGTCGGTATGGGCTGGTCGCAAATTATTgccgaccacatgaggtcgcaaaaaaccgacctcatgcgGTAGGTATGCTTTTACACAggttttccccccaaaaaaagaaagaaaattaatataccgacctcatgaggtcagtatattaattattttttttcaacaaaaatattAACGAACTCGTGAGGTCggtaaattatattattttttcatttattttttgaagTTACTACCCTCAAGTGGTCAGTatattgaaatttattttttgtgctaccgacctcatgaggtcagttttgtccaaaataatttttgttatttaaCTTTATCGACCACACGTAGTCGGAAAATTAcgttaatatataatttttctcAAATAAACCGACCACATGACGTCGgtaattataaatttatgaataatgaTAATTAagaaccgacctcatgaggtcgattTCTGCAAAATGTAATTTATTTACCGACCTCATATGGTCAGTTTCTTTAAAATCTGGAAAACAGTATGAACACAGTCGACTTCATGAGGTCGGTTTcttaaaaatctgaaaaatgaaATTACGATGACCGACCTCGTAAGGTCGGTTTTCCGCAGAAAAAAGGGCAGCATTTTGATGCTTTTGCAGCTACCCACctgccaaaaataaaaaagcaattCTATATTTAGCTAAAACCAACTCAAAAAGCTGCCAACAATCCACAAACACATACTATAATAACATGCTACAACCCGCACTACATCAAATTCAACTCGAAACTACTTCAAAGTTGAATCAAAACGTAATTCAAACATTCACAAAAGACATTAAACTActtcaaccttttccaacatccacaaaacattaaACTAGTCTACATTAAGTTAGTAAATGAAAGTACTTCAACATTCAAAAACATCCACCAACCACTTGCATTTTTACAAATCCaccaaaaatttcataagttAGTAAAATACTTTAAAATCCAACCATGTCATTGCGTGTTTGACACGTGCTCCCCATCAtcatcaccactagtgggttcATCTACAAGATGGTGTTCTTGTGGCGTAAGCTGTGCCAAACCTAGTGGCGCCACGAACAGTCACAATCCACAATTCATCCTTTTGCTGTAAGCTTTATGCCAGCCGCCAGGTAGCAGACTACGGCGTAACTCCTCCAGTGATTGTCGAAATTGATTCTGAATATAAAAGAACAAGGAAAATCAACTGTTAATGCTGCCAAGAAAAATCAACTGAATTTAAAAGAACAAGGAAGcagaaagaatgaaaaaaaaaaaaaaaaaagaatgcgACTTTACATTATGTCCTTCATATATATTCAGTTTTTGGCATCTTGAATGAACCTCGTTAGATTTATCTTAACTGTTTCCGCTTTTGTTATTCTCAACGTACAATTTTCATGATAGAAAGTGGAGTCTTTAAGAGGACACGTGATAGTTTTCTCTTTTCTATGGTAAATAAAAATGATCATGTCATTAGGTAAGTTAATTATATGGAAAAATTGATTATGCTTTCACATATATTTCAAACCTTCAAGCTTAGCACAAGCTGCAAAACTGAGGAGGTTAGCTACTACCTAGGAGAAGGAACTTGCAAAAAGTATGGCTTATATTCTATCTTCTTTAGGATAGTTACTGCTGTATTCATAATCCATATCTAGAATGACTAACACTATAGTTGATGGCCTTACGGAGCATGACGTTATGGCGCATATCGCAATAATAATGTTCCAACTTCCATGCATCTCATATTTTTAGCAGTTTAAAATCTACAATTACATGCCCCATTTTAAGCATATTTGATATAGAAAAGTGACAATTTGTCCTGTATTTCCTTTATCATTCCACTGGCACAAAATAAATTTTGCAAACATCAGAAGCATCATGGAATAATTAATAAGCACTTCACTCAACAAGTAATTGTTTAATATATGATAAAATGTAGCCAGAACGTAAATTTTAAAAAGCCCTAGAATAAAGAAATCAATATAATGGAAAATTTCCAACTTGATGATTTTCAAATCTTGATTTTTCATAGACACTCATACCTGACAGTACAAATGCCTCTGTTAGTGGCAAAAATCACAATCGGAGAAAGTGAACTCTCCGAGGCACGATTCAAGTATGAAAAGCATTCCATATCAAGCATGTGAACCTGCTAGAGATTTTTTCCAATTAATTAACCAGAGGTGGGTTGTGTTATTAAATGGATTATAAAACAGGATATTGAAGGAATATAAACGAACCTCATCTATAAATAAGACACCTGGAACAAGCTCTGCAACACCTTTGTCAACATAACGATTTACAAACTGCAGTGAAATAAGCCCATAATAACCATTGTGTTAAATAGACACTATATGAAAATATCCAGAATAGCCAATTGGCCAGTAATAAACATGCATGAGTTTGAACTTACTCATCCTGAGGACTAATAGCACCAATGAATCAAAAGTACCTTGTTTATCTCTTGCCGTAACTTGTCAGTAATCTCAGTTTTCCTAGATTTCATCATTTGACCCATAAGGGACAATATATCTTGTCCTCCTTGTGGCCACGCATTCGCAGAATCAAGATCATACAATGTAACATCCTGGTGGAAAACAATACTGCATGCAATTAGGTACAGAAATCTTTGTTTTCATGTTCCTTGTTCCCTCACAAAAAGCCATTAAAGTAGCGATATcatttttccgaaaaaaaaaaaaaatgcagataCTTGGAATTGCATattaatttgatcaaaatcTCATAAGCAATCAATCATGGCATGTATGGATCCACAAGTAAGATCTGATGTACAAAACCAACTGAATACATATTGCAATTAGGAGACAGCTGATTTCCTCCTAAAAGAATCTTATTCCACCGCAGGTATTTGACTGCTTGTGAACCTACCACTACTACTAACTTGTTAATGCCATGGACTACGATACCTCTTCCGATAACATCCATACAATTTAGGAGCCTGAATTCCTGATCATCGCAGTATCTAGCTAAGGAATCAGTTTCCTCACTACTCCAAATGATATACATAATTTTACATACCCTTCAAATGTTCAAGTGAGCTCATGAAGACGAACTACGTTTTTTAAAGCACCCAAAATAAGGGTATTTCATGGCTAAGCCATAGAACAAATTGACTATTTGGAAAAGAAGCACAATTATAAGTAACATGTATACAATCCCAGGGTAATCTTTATTTTGTGCCATAGAAAAACAAGAAATGAGACGAACCTGgactatttccttttttttttgtgaaccTCTCCTTTAGGAAGTGGAACATACTTCTCTGCCTCAAGATCAAATTATGTGGCAAAAGCATCACTCCTGCCCACTCTTTTAACGGCTCCACTGTTTCCTTCAATGTAAATGACATCACCAACAGCTACATGCACATATATCATGGAAGAAAGAGAATAAGCATATATTGGCTCAAGAAGTTCGAAACTGATACAATTAGGATATCATTGCTAGTATTAATCATTGGCTTTCTTTCATAATCACAATTTGCATACATTATTTGGTGGTGTCCTCTTTATGTATGTTTGACAACCATAAATTGCCATCCTTCATTGCACTCACAGCTCTTCATTGTCTTCCTCTattacaatacaacaacaacaataacatacccagtgtaatcccacaaagtggggtctggggaggctagagtgtacgcagaccttacctctattACAATAGTAAGCAAAATATTATAGAGAAGGGATAAGAGACAAACAGTTGAGTGGTAAAAAGCATAAATGTCATCCACTatttataaggattataaagtAAATGATTTTCTtagctactactcaaaagcaCTTAATGTTTTCTTCTAAAAGCTTGCCAAACACCTCGATTTCTTAAAATAAGCACATTTAGCTACCAAGAAACTTGGCGAAACATGCTATAAGTAATCTTCATATCAACAAACGAGGAACATTTACAGACCCAATCAGCCCAAACATTATCAAAGTTCAATCAATCAACTGCGCCACAACCCTAAACTAGTCGGCTCCGCTATTTGAATCATTGAACTCGAATTCCACTCTATCCGAACCCATTTCATTCCAATGCTGGTAAATAAATCTCAAACATTATAAGCATGATAAATCTTTTGGTATATCCCTTGTATACAGTCGTTCTTTGgccatgtttatgaatgaaaatacttttacttgattaaaaaaacaaacattaTAAGCGTGATAAAATAGAAGCACTAAATCAAGAACCGAGATAGTATAAAGAATGCACCTTTGCTTCCAACATCTTGTGATATGCCAAGGGCAAGAGCTGTCTTCCCCGTACCAGGCGGACCAGCCATCTTCTTTTGGCATATCATATCAACCACAAGCCCGCAAGCTTCCATTGGGCTACCACATAACACAACAGAGTCACATTTAATCACCCATTTGTTAGCAAAAAAGTACACACATACATGAAACTTATACATGAAAATGCAAGAAAGTTTTTTGGTAACTAAAGAACTAGCAGAAGATATAGCAGCAAAGTCCAAAAACCTTCAATGCTAAAGTcccaagaaaaaataaaagagtccaAAATAGATCCTAGAAAAAGAGTATTAAATAGTAGCCTAGGACAAAGATACAAGATATCAGCTTTATGCAAATTTAACACcaaaacccaaataccaaataAAAACAAGTTATCCCCAAAAGATCAAAAATAGTAAAGACAAAAGTAATTCCAAAAGACCAAATTTTGTCTCCATTTATATTTACTTGAAACACATTCATCACTCACATTAATAAAGACACTCCTTTTCAGAGCAAGAAAAGAACACCCAACACAGCAATTTCGGAATACCCAAACAACAAATCGACACAAGTTTTAGCAGAAAAAAGTAGGCAGCGGACTGGTGGACAGAGAGACACCGGAGCTAGCGGTGTTTTGAGGTGGAGTGGGACTGGCATCGTATATCTGTTTTTCCAGGTCGGTAtttctaaaattaattatttatttatttaaatatataattcgACCTCGCAAAATTaacttatgtttttattttttctggaaaactaaataccgacctcatgaggtcggtatctCTAAAATTTAGTTTTCTAGAATTTTATTATTTGTAgcgaaataaaaataaaagaatatatatatatatttttttgtatttcgttgtactaccaacgaaataggataatttttattttttttttggatgtcgttggtaaaaaaatgaatttaatttttttttatttcgttcatACAAAAacgaaatatgaaaatataattattttttttgtatttcgttggactaccaacgaaataggataatttttttttttttgtatttcgtttataaaaaaacgaaataggaaaatatatatatatatatatatatttatatatatatatatatataaatatttttttttatatttcatttatataaaaacgaaataggaatttttttttttttttttcgtttatataccaacgaaatagaaaatatattttgttcCATTTCGCGATAAAATAGGTATATAacgaaacccccccccccccccttttttttaccGATTTTCTACGCTCTCCATATCGCTatggttttaattttatttttttgttcatttctgtTGGTTCAATCAGTTTCAGACGAGCATTGAAtagttgtcaaaataatatcttttACATTTCGTGACTTAATTTTGAAAGAGCTAACATTTTCTTACAATTGCATTCATCCAATTTATAAATAATCGGACTActtcaaccaaaaaaatataaactttcAACCAATATTCATCGTATTCGATTATCTAAATCTCAAACTAACTAACTTCATTAATGtctaaaaaaccttttttcaacggatggtttaaaaaaaaaaacataaaagaaagGGGAGTTGGACTACGACGCTGTGAACTATGGGGCTTAGACTACAACGCTCTCGGATGGGAGGGGGGAAATCGCTCACTCGATAATGAAGATGGACGAGATGGagaggaagatgaagatgaagatgaatacGATAGCATTAGCGTCGTTCTCGAGACTCGAAGATTAGaatatttacattaataagatatcgtttatatttttaatgaagtcggatttatttacttgaaattcaaattgaaataacattgaaaaatgaaaaaggtacaAATACAACACTTAACTAGCCGACATAACAACAAAATGCTTATGGAAAAtcatcttcatcggacatttcgCCTGAAGTTCCAATCGGGTTACATATAACCCCAATACGTGTCCCTCCAAACGCAACCATCGCAAACGCATCCTATTATTTTCTTTGCGAATCTCGGTTCAAAGCAAGATTCAGTTCTTGGGGTGATGTGATGCATGCCTATTGCACGGCGTTTTGGACGATGTAGGCCATGACTTCTTAAATCGGTCTCAATATTATGACTTCATCCGTGTAGTTCCATTCTCTCCTCATCTTGCTAATGTATTGTCTATTGTAGCGCTCGCTCGGATTAAAGCTTAGTACTCAAATTCACGTTCCAAAACCCATTTCCTACCCATTGACTCAAAAATGTCACCGGGTGATATGTCATTGGGCCGCGTTGCCGAAGAATGGATTCCACGATGACATTTTTGAAAGAGTTTGTTTTAGTGTGGTGAGATGAATGAGGTATTATGGAAGATTGTTTATAGAAAAATACATGGTGCAGAAAGGTCTAAACCCCACATGCAATTTtcgtatttattaaaaaaacaattcaTATAGAAGTCTAATTAGTCAGAAAACACCATAATTCATATTGACGGAATATATGTCGCTATAATGAGTCATATATAAGTCTAAATAGTCATAGATACacaataaatttttttgttcatttctgtTGGTTCAATCAGTTTCAGACGAGCATTGAAtagttgtcaaaataatatcttttACATTTCGGTGTGACTTAATTTGCGAAATTTTTACTTTTCCGTTTATAAATCGTCCTATCTTTACCTATGGTATATCCTTCgtctttcaattttcttttatccATCTCATATCTTTCATCTATTGTTTTTCTCTTATCTGTTTCATAGccttcaacttttattttttctctcatatatttcataaaagatGACGGAAACTCCTGTTAAAGTgtatttattttggggtggtgaaGTTGTGTATGAAGCAGGTTCGGTTAGATACAGCCGTGGTCCTGAAATAGGGCAAAGGTTTCCAattttcctaaaagatgatctTTTGCAACGCGTCTTAAGAAGTAAAATGTTCGTAAATGATCGTGAACTTTTGGTGGTTATAACTGGACGATGTCTAAGTTCATTTACAGTCGATGGTTCACCAATTTATGGTGAGATGCCAATTACGAACGATGAATCTTTATCGTCATTTCTTCGTTGTCCtgagatttttaaaaatcacataTGCATAGCGGCGCTTGACATGTATGCTACAGTTCAACGCTCTACCAGTCGAAGTACCGACCGACAATGAGTTCGATTTTGGAGGTACTACCTATCTCCCAAGTTTGAATATTGGTTTTTCAAGGGGTGTAGttcaacaacaaacaattgTAGGATTTGGTAGTCAATCAACCGATACAACTAATTATGGTACATGTGATGATCGTATGGCTTCAACGCACGATCATAACTTTGATTGGAGTGGACAGAATCGTGAGACGGGTGGACCAAGTAATGCTACTACGCAGTTGCATAATTTGAATTGTAATGTACGACACCCTTCACATCCTGGTCCAAGTGAATTGGACAGTGATaggtgttgacacccaatttcgtccctcctttattctaatttattccctcgggcttctaaatttattgacgagctaaacactttattttcactattattaATTTTCACTATCAACGTTGCTAGCATTATcttatcacaaatttcaaaacggTTCGTCGTCATTTTATTTTCGGACTTTGTGCTCGTTAAActaattatactttatcaagtctttattttctacatattaatttcacatagtatatattgtactagttgttaaattagaagcccaaaataCATTACCATTTTCTTACCCGTCCAGCCCATTATCAATTTGAACTCAATCAGCccacaaaactttttttaaaaccagCCAATTGGCCCATTCTTGCCCAAAGACAGCAGCCCCTAAGTTAACCCAGCccataatcattttttttcctaaacCCAACAAAAACAgatcatttctttttcttttgaaagacCAAAGAACGTGATGCCCTAATCTCTAATCTTCTTCAACCATACATGCCGTCTCAATGTTCCCCCCTCATAATTTCCAGCTCATCTCTTTCAATTTTAGTAACATTTTTAACGCGTTTTCACCTTTCAGATCGTGCTCAGCCGATTTGGGCAAAGTTTTACTGAAAATTTGTCATCTTCTCATCCCTCTCTCTCACGTAGGATCAAATTAAAACTTCCCTTTTTTTGATTGTTTTCCATCCATCTTTCCATGGTAGCAGCTTTGCTGCattattttggtgaaaataACAGCTCTTGCCACAGTGAAAATCTGCCCGTCCCTGCCATTTTTTGGTTTGCTCCAACCCGTGACTTTGCCTTTtacaaaatttgaattcaaaaatcgTTAACCCTAGCACTTTCTTCCGCCTATAAACTGACTTTAAGTTCTCAGCCGAAGGgggattttttttggggggggggacATAGCAAGAACCACCCAGAAATCCGAGCATTTTACGActctcatttgtttcttgaccgTGATTTTAAATACTATACAAGATCTGCGCATATCTTTAAAGTTTTTATTCTAAGATTACCCCCTTTTCCATCTCGGTTTATATTTTGGTCGTGACAAGGATTTAGAACTTATTTGGGTTTCGAGATTTGAATCTAATCATAACGAGAGAGTAGATTCGACGCCCGACGACCTTGATCGCACCCAAAACAGTCGACACTTCCTCCTCTTCGGCTTTACTTTAAATAATGTGAATCATGTTATGAAGCTTATTTAGAATTCCCCCATTTGGGGTTTAGATataatgatataattatatGGCATGTTTATGTTGGTTGTTGGCTTTATTTGGTCTTAAGTCCTCATTTTGTGTTATCTTTATTANNNNNNNNNNNNNNNNNNNNNNNNNNNNNNNNNN
Coding sequences within it:
- the LOC132032792 gene encoding ruvB-like protein 1 encodes the protein MGQMMKSRKTEITDKLRQEINKFVNRYVDKGVAELVPGVLFIDEVHMLDMECFSYLNRASESSLSPIVIFATNRGICTVRINFDNHWRSYAVVCYLAAGIKLTAKG